A genome region from Natranaeroarchaeum sulfidigenes includes the following:
- a CDS encoding thioredoxin domain-containing protein, with protein MTEPTSRNRLDEEQSPYLRQHADNPVNWQPWDEQALSAAEERDVPIFLSVGYSACHWCHVMEEESFEDETVAEKLNENFIPIKVDREERPDLDSVYQTVCQLVSGRGGWPLSVWLTPEGKPFYVGTYFPRESRQGMPGFLDLLDNIANSWEESREEMESRAEEWTRAAKGQLEETPGQPTEVGDSVLADAANTALRAADRDHGGFGSDGPKFPQPTRIHLLMRAYERTGRETFREAAIETLDAMADRGLYDHVGGGFHRYATDREWIVPHFEKMLYDNAEIPRAYLAGYQLTGDDRYARVVEETFEFVERELTHGEGVGDHEYGGFYSTLDAQSDGEEGKFYVWTPRQIEGILDADADLFCDRYGITRSGNFEGKTVLTLARSAESLAEEYDLTESEVRERLDDARERVFEAREERIRPARDEKILAGWNGLLISALAEGGLLDERWTDLAADALAFVREQLWDAERGELARRYKPTADGGDIKGEGYLEDYAFLARGAFDCYQATGEVEHLAFALDLARTIEAEFWDESAKTIYYTSESGESLVTRPQERRDQSTPSSLGVAVDVLLSLDPFVDHDRFDEIVETVLSTHGQHIESSPMEHTTLTLAADRRRTGDLELTVAADSLPDAWRERLGETYLPNRILARRPPTAEGLAEWLDALDLDEAPPIWHEREAEGEPTIYTCRSFTCSPPVTNIDEALEWAEDLAPEYNRS; from the coding sequence ATGACCGAACCCACCAGTCGAAACCGCCTCGACGAGGAACAGAGCCCGTATCTCCGACAGCACGCGGACAACCCCGTCAACTGGCAGCCCTGGGACGAACAGGCGCTGTCGGCCGCCGAGGAGCGCGACGTACCGATCTTCCTCTCGGTGGGCTACTCGGCGTGTCACTGGTGTCACGTCATGGAAGAGGAGAGTTTCGAGGACGAGACCGTCGCCGAGAAACTCAACGAGAACTTTATTCCTATTAAAGTCGACCGCGAGGAGCGGCCCGATCTGGACAGCGTCTACCAGACCGTCTGCCAGCTGGTGAGCGGGCGCGGCGGGTGGCCCCTCTCCGTCTGGCTCACGCCCGAGGGCAAGCCCTTCTACGTGGGGACGTACTTCCCGCGGGAGAGCCGACAGGGGATGCCCGGCTTTCTCGACCTGCTCGACAACATCGCGAACTCGTGGGAGGAGTCTCGCGAGGAGATGGAATCGCGTGCCGAGGAGTGGACGAGGGCCGCGAAAGGCCAGCTAGAGGAGACGCCGGGACAGCCGACCGAGGTCGGTGACTCGGTGCTCGCCGACGCGGCGAACACGGCGCTTCGCGCGGCCGACCGCGACCACGGTGGGTTCGGCTCGGACGGACCGAAGTTCCCCCAGCCGACACGGATTCACCTGCTCATGCGGGCCTACGAGCGCACCGGCCGGGAGACGTTCCGCGAGGCCGCCATCGAAACGCTCGATGCGATGGCCGACCGCGGGCTCTACGACCACGTTGGCGGCGGCTTCCACCGCTACGCGACCGACCGGGAGTGGATCGTCCCCCACTTCGAGAAGATGCTCTACGACAACGCCGAGATCCCGCGCGCCTATCTGGCGGGCTATCAGCTCACCGGCGACGATCGCTACGCCCGCGTCGTCGAGGAGACCTTCGAGTTCGTCGAGCGCGAGCTGACTCACGGGGAGGGCGTCGGCGACCACGAGTACGGCGGCTTCTACAGCACGCTCGACGCCCAGAGCGACGGCGAGGAAGGCAAGTTCTACGTCTGGACGCCCCGCCAGATCGAGGGGATTCTCGACGCCGATGCCGACCTGTTCTGTGATCGCTACGGAATCACCCGGTCGGGTAACTTCGAGGGCAAGACGGTGCTGACGCTCGCCCGGAGCGCCGAGTCGCTCGCAGAGGAGTACGACCTCACCGAGAGCGAGGTAAGAGAGCGTCTCGACGACGCGCGCGAGCGGGTGTTCGAGGCCCGTGAAGAGCGGATTCGGCCAGCGCGCGACGAGAAGATCCTCGCGGGCTGGAACGGCCTGCTGATCTCGGCGCTCGCGGAGGGCGGACTCCTCGACGAGCGCTGGACCGACCTCGCCGCGGACGCACTTGCGTTCGTGCGCGAACAGCTCTGGGACGCCGAACGTGGCGAACTCGCCCGGCGGTACAAACCCACCGCGGACGGCGGCGACATCAAGGGAGAGGGCTATCTCGAAGATTACGCTTTCCTCGCTCGCGGCGCGTTCGACTGCTACCAGGCGACCGGCGAGGTCGAGCACCTCGCGTTCGCACTCGATCTCGCCCGAACGATCGAGGCGGAGTTCTGGGACGAGTCGGCAAAGACGATCTACTACACGTCCGAGAGCGGCGAGTCGCTGGTAACCCGGCCACAGGAACGGCGCGATCAGTCGACGCCGTCGAGCCTCGGCGTCGCGGTCGATGTCCTGCTCTCGCTCGACCCCTTTGTCGATCACGACCGCTTCGACGAGATCGTCGAGACGGTCCTCTCGACCCACGGCCAGCATATCGAGTCGAGTCCGATGGAGCACACGACGCTGACGCTGGCCGCCGACCGACGGCGGACCGGAGACCTCGAACTCACCGTCGCCGCCGACTCGCTGCCCGACGCGTGGCGCGAGCGACTTGGCGAGACGTACCTTCCGAACCGGATTCTGGCCCGACGTCCTCCGACAGCCGAGGGGCTGGCCGAGTGGCTCGACGCGCTGGATCTGGACGAGGCCCCCCCGATCTGGCACGAGCGCGAGGCCGAGGGAGAGCCGACGATCTACACCTGCCGCTCCTTTACTTGCTCGCCGCCGGTCACGAACATCGACGAGGCCTTGGAGTGGGCCGAGGATCTGGCTCCCGAATACAACCGCTCCTGA
- a CDS encoding AI-2E family transporter — MNRSQSFLLVCIAISALAAFIVVLPFIEYVLSALVIAYVLYPLHLRLVPHVGERISPILLIAGTVIAALLPFYYIVTALIRDLQNLARGRTGLEIEEVEATLFDQFGLIVDIESLLMTGARELLEVLSSSATGFVALALRTSLGLALLLFLIYYGLKDGPEFVSWIKENSPLPRTVTDNLFGQIEQTTRGVVIGHIFVAILQGLLGGIGLWLAGLPNVVFWTFVMIVLAFLPLIGAFMVWGPAVIYLVIIGDPVSATFLGLYGVLVVSMVDNYARPIVIDKRARLNPGLILVGVFGGVYVLGFVGLFVGPIVLGIFVAMVVTFVDDYDELTVGEPAIDVAAAERSSQELGPVDTFDPSQQPGQPTDPTPSDSPDGSTSGDE, encoded by the coding sequence ATGAATCGTTCCCAGTCGTTTCTGCTGGTCTGTATCGCGATCTCCGCGCTCGCGGCATTCATCGTTGTCCTGCCGTTTATCGAGTACGTCCTCTCGGCGCTGGTGATCGCGTACGTCCTCTACCCGCTCCATCTCCGCCTCGTTCCGCACGTCGGCGAGCGAATATCGCCGATCCTGCTAATTGCTGGAACCGTGATTGCGGCGTTACTACCCTTCTATTACATCGTTACTGCCCTGATACGTGACCTCCAGAACCTCGCCCGGGGGCGGACGGGACTCGAAATCGAGGAGGTCGAGGCTACCCTGTTCGACCAGTTCGGGCTCATCGTCGACATTGAATCGTTGCTGATGACCGGTGCGCGCGAACTGCTGGAAGTGCTGTCATCGAGTGCAACCGGCTTCGTTGCCCTCGCGCTTCGGACTTCACTCGGGCTCGCCCTCCTCCTGTTCCTGATCTACTACGGGCTCAAGGACGGTCCCGAGTTCGTCTCGTGGATCAAGGAGAACTCACCGCTCCCCCGGACCGTCACGGACAACCTCTTCGGGCAGATCGAACAGACGACCCGGGGCGTCGTCATCGGTCACATCTTCGTCGCGATCCTGCAGGGCCTTCTCGGCGGCATTGGCCTCTGGCTCGCCGGGCTTCCAAACGTCGTCTTCTGGACGTTCGTGATGATCGTGCTGGCCTTCCTGCCGCTGATCGGCGCGTTCATGGTCTGGGGGCCCGCGGTGATCTATCTCGTGATTATCGGTGATCCCGTTTCGGCGACGTTCCTCGGGCTCTACGGGGTGCTCGTCGTGAGTATGGTCGACAACTACGCCCGGCCGATCGTGATCGACAAACGCGCGCGGCTCAACCCCGGCCTCATCCTCGTCGGCGTCTTCGGCGGGGTGTACGTCCTCGGCTTTGTCGGCCTGTTCGTCGGGCCGATCGTTCTCGGTATCTTCGTCGCGATGGTGGTCACGTTCGTCGACGACTACGACGAACTCACCGTCGGCGAACCCGCAATCGACGTGGCCGCAGCCGAACGCTCCAGTCAGGAGCTCGGACCGGTCGATACGTTCGATCCGAGCCAGCAGCCCGGACAGCCGACCGACCCCACGCCGTCTGACTCACCCGATGGATCGACCAGCGGCGACGAGTGA